A single genomic interval of Chloroflexota bacterium harbors:
- a CDS encoding TraR/DksA C4-type zinc finger protein: MATGTTESEDEVTRLQHERERTLAEMQRLRVYLQYEMDQAVSEDDVDAASEMYERQKNLALLQTLEAKLESIEQALRVAQRGTYGICQACGKKIDPARLEIMPHATLCVSCQAKQERKGGRRPS; the protein is encoded by the coding sequence ATGGCCACAGGTACTACAGAATCAGAAGATGAAGTGACCAGACTTCAGCACGAACGTGAGCGCACGTTGGCAGAGATGCAAAGGTTGCGCGTCTATCTTCAGTATGAGATGGATCAGGCCGTCAGTGAGGATGACGTGGATGCCGCATCTGAAATGTACGAACGACAGAAGAACCTGGCATTGCTGCAGACACTGGAGGCCAAACTAGAGTCCATCGAACAGGCACTCCGAGTCGCCCAAAGAGGGACCTATGGCATCTGTCAGGCGTGCGGTAAGAAGATAGACCCAGCGCGTTTGGAGATCATGCCTCATGCTACCTTATGTGTCTCCTGTCAGGCCAAGCAGGAGAGAAAAGGGGGCCGTCGGCCGTCGTGA